The Eleutherodactylus coqui strain aEleCoq1 chromosome 6, aEleCoq1.hap1, whole genome shotgun sequence genome window below encodes:
- the LOC136571763 gene encoding epithelial cell adhesion molecule-like — protein MLKSFPIKWNPQKAVLQLWGFLLLFGSRSGVFSVPDDEYPDTLSTHENCDHDEVCEDSSCQYNEYVTCRLNRCGTSVVLFSGYDNLIVDCNQYNTGCEECGAFKAKQCDKVPICPWCVNSGGVRVTDKTNDGLKCGKLVSVYREKNRSMFYFATASARTASIEVNGGHLTRSPSAINMYIYNDWRFCRSVFCLIQVCLTFKADVPMLKGKEEALCSKIAFFSMLSLVGLGSEGESMQVLVFDNKPPQINMKSIAPGFNAIIALAIIIYAAVSYVVVLQRQAEQECTQFKVIQNVAFYNCFTCVPNIWVIVVKLNVQESDLMIVWSLGMVWSWENTK, from the exons CAGATGATGAATACCCAGACACCCTTTCTACTCATGAGAACTGCGACCATGATGAGGTCTGTGAGGATTCTTCATGCCAGTACAATGAATACGTTACTTGTCGCCTGAATCGTTGTGGGACGTCTGTGGTCTTATTTAGTGGATATGACAACCTGATAGTCGACTGCAACCAGT ACAATACAGGCTGCGAGGAGTGTGGAGCTTTCAAAGCAAAACAATGTGACAAGGTTCCAATCTGTCCTTGGTGTGTGAACAGTGGTGGGGTCAGGGTGACTGATAAGACCAATGATGGCCTCAAGTGCGGTAAGCTTGTCAGCGTGTA CagagagaaaaatcgcagcatgttctattttgctacagcctccgcacggacggcctccattgaagtcaatggaggccatctgacccgcagcccatccgcaattaacatgTACATCTACAATGATTGGAGATTTTGCCGATCAGTGTTCTGTCTCATTCAGGTTTGTTTGACCTTTAAAGCAGATGTGCCGATGTTGAAGGGTAAAGAGGAGGcgctttgcag TAAGATAGCCTTTTTCAGCATGCTATCCCTGGTGGGTTTGGGGAGTGAAGGTG AATCTATGCAGGTTTTGGTCTTTGACAACAAACCTCCTCAAATCAACATGAAAAGCATTGCTCCTGGGTTTAACGCCATCATTGCATTGGCCATT ATAATTTATGCTGCTGTTTCCtatgtggtggtgctgcagcggCAGGCAGAGCAGGAGTGCACTCAGTTTAAAGTTATTCAG AATGTTGCTTTTTACAATTGCTTTACTTGTGTGCCAAATATCTGGGTTATTGTGGTGAAGCTGAATGTGCAGGAAAGTGATCTGATGATTGTGTGGTCATTGGGCATGGTCTGGAGCTGGGAGAATACCAAATAG